The region AAAATGCAGCAACACACACACTTCATTATGGTAATATTAAAAATCATGATGGGGAACTTGTTGATGATGTTTTAATATCCGTTTTCAGGGCTCCAAATTCATACACTGGAGAAGATAGCGTTGAAATTAGCACTCACGGAAATCCACTCATTGTTCAAAAAGTAATCGAGCTTTTAATTGGTGTTGATGATGTTAGAACAGCAGAACCAGGTGAGTTTACAAAGAGAGCATTTTTAAATAATCGTATTGACCTGACAAAAGCTGAAGCAGTTGCAGATATTATTAATTCGCGTACTGAAGCCTCGTTTCGTGGTGCAAGAAATCAACTAGATGGATTTTTATCAGCAAAAGTTAATGATTTAAGATCTCAGTTGCTTAATGTATCATCGTTTATAGAATTGGAATTAGACTTTGCTGAGGAAGACATTGAATTTGTTAATATGGATGAGTTGTTAAAAAGAATAGACTCAATAATCATTGAAATCGATACATTATTAGAAAGTTACGGATTTGGCAGAGTAATTCGTGATGGAGTGAACGTTGCAATAGTTGGTAAACCGAATGTGGGAAAATCATCATTATTAAACTATATTCTTAAAGAATCTCGTGCTATAGTAAGCGAAATACCGGGGACTACTCGAGATGTAATACGAGAAGAGGTCTCAATTGATGGAATTCTTTTCAGGCTTTTTGATACGGCAGGAATTCGCATATCTGAAGATACAATTGAGAAGGAGGGTATTTTCAGAAGTCAGGAAACTGTAAAGAATTCAGATGTGATTATTTTTCTTGAGGATGTTAAACAAGGGGATTCAAAAGAACTTCATATTGATCTGCTAAAATTAACCAACCCAGATAAAGTAATTAAAGTATTAAATAAAATTGACTTAGATTCCACCTCTGAAATCAGCGCAGATGTCAAAATCTCAGCTAAGACAGGGGAGGGGATTGGCCAATTATTTTTGAAATTGAAAGAAAAAGTAATCGGTTCGGGTAGTTATACTGAAAAAACTGCCATAGTTACAAATCTCAGACACCATAACTGTCTGAAGAAGTCCAGAGAAAATCTTATGAATGCCAGAGAATCAGTTTTAAAGAAAATGAGCGGTGAGTTTATATCTGTGGATCTAAGAAATGCAGAAATGAACCTTGCTGAGATAATCGGTGAAGTTACAACAGAAGATATTTTAAATAACATTTTTATGAAATTTTGTATTGGAAAGTAAATTTAGTTTCACGTGAAACCAAAACAATTGCTATTCTGCACCTAATTTGTTTCACGTGAAAAGAAAAAATTAAAAGTAATGAAGAAATTTGATATTGTTGTGGTTGGAGGTGGACACGCTGGAATTGAAGCTGCTTCTGTTGGAGCCAGAATGGGATGTTCAGTGGGTTTAATTACAATGGATAGATTTGCACTTGCCAGACTTTCTTGCAATCCGGCTATTGGTGGAACAGCAAAGGGACATTTAGTACGTGAAATTGAT is a window of Ignavibacterium sp. DNA encoding:
- the mnmE gene encoding tRNA uridine-5-carboxymethylaminomethyl(34) synthesis GTPase MnmE, whose translation is MKEDTIIALATPAGVGAISVIRASGPKAFTVVDKFFFGKTRIENAATHTLHYGNIKNHDGELVDDVLISVFRAPNSYTGEDSVEISTHGNPLIVQKVIELLIGVDDVRTAEPGEFTKRAFLNNRIDLTKAEAVADIINSRTEASFRGARNQLDGFLSAKVNDLRSQLLNVSSFIELELDFAEEDIEFVNMDELLKRIDSIIIEIDTLLESYGFGRVIRDGVNVAIVGKPNVGKSSLLNYILKESRAIVSEIPGTTRDVIREEVSIDGILFRLFDTAGIRISEDTIEKEGIFRSQETVKNSDVIIFLEDVKQGDSKELHIDLLKLTNPDKVIKVLNKIDLDSTSEISADVKISAKTGEGIGQLFLKLKEKVIGSGSYTEKTAIVTNLRHHNCLKKSRENLMNARESVLKKMSGEFISVDLRNAEMNLAEIIGEVTTEDILNNIFMKFCIGK